From the genome of Candidatus Defluviilinea proxima:
TTCAAAAGACATTCTGTATGTCATCCCTTCGGGATTGGAATTGATATTGCTTGTTCTATAATCATTTCACTCCTTCGGAGTTGTGTAATCCCAATGGAATGAAATGGCAGTTCATCTTTTTTTCTGCCGATCTCTGATAACTGATCACTTTTTATTTCTTCTTAAAATTCAACACCAGCTTGTGCGACGATACCCTGGTCAAAGGGATGTTTGATCGGAGTGACCTCGCTGACGAGGTCAGCTTGTTGGATCAAGGCGTCAGGGGCAGAACGGCCGGTGATAACAAGATGCAGGTTCGATGGGCGATTGAGGCGGAGCCAGTCCAGCACTTCATTTGTGTCGAGCCAGTTGTAAGTCAGTGTGTAGGTGAATTCATCCAGCACGATCAAGTCATAGTTCCCGCTGGAAATTTTTTCTTTTGCGATCTCCCAACCGTGATGTGCCCGCGCAATGGTTTCATTCATATCTTTGGATGTCCATGTGAAGCCATCGCCTGTGGCGTGCCATTCGATGCCGAGCTTTTTTGCGGCTTTGATCTCGCCCCATTGACCGGTTTCTGCTTTGATGAATTGAATGACACAGATGCGGAAGTCGCGCCCCCATGCTCGTAAAACCATACCAAAGGCGGCGGTGGATTTTCCTTTGCCGTCACCTGTATTGACGATCAGTAATCCTTTTTTCATAGTTGTTTCCTTTTGGAAATGTCAGGAGCAAACCCCTGATTCCATATTCACCACAAGCCTTGATTCTTTGCGCGTCGCAACACCCACAAAAAGAACGGCGCGCCTGCCAGTGAAGTGACAATACCCACGGGCAACTCTTGCGGTGCGATGATGATGCGGGAGAACACGTCTGCAAATAACAACACAGAGGCGCCTCCGAGAATGCTAAGAGGAATGATGCGGCGATAGTCCACGCCCCACCACATGCGCACAACATGCGGAACGACCAACCCCACGAAGCCGATGATGCCCGCGAACGATACGGCAGCGGCTGTGACCAGTGATGCCGCCAGAATAATAATGACCTTGGTGCGCCTTACATCCAATCCCATTTGCTTGGCCTGGTCATCGCCAAATTGTAGAAGATTCAAGGAGTAGCCGCTTAAGACCAATGTTGTCAGGCCAACGGCAAGATAGGGAATGAGGACGAGCGTTACATCCCAGCCGACCAGACTCACACCTCCCAATAACCATCCAATGGCACGACGCACTTCGTCGGTGGAGCGAAGCATTAGAAATGATGTTAGCGATGTAGCGAAGGATGAAACTGCCACACCCGCCAGGATCAAGTTGGTGGTGGGCACTGTGCCACCTACATGGGCAAAGGTGTAAACGATGTACACGGTCAATAGACTGGTGATGAACGCCACCAGCGGCACGGCCAGCAATCCTAGTGTTGTATAGGGCCATTTGATCGACATCGCCATGATCGCACCCAAGCCTGCGCCTGAAGCTGCGCCGATCAAAAAAGGATCGGCCAGTGGGTTGCGGAAGAGTCCCTGATAGGATGCGCCACTCCCTGCCAATGCCGCGCCTACCATTGCGATCAACAATGTGCGAGGCAAACGGATATCCCACAAAATGGTGCGGAATGTATCATTGGTCGAGACACCGCTCAACGCCCGCCAAACTTCCGTTGGAGGAATGAATACGGAACCGATCCCCAAACTTAAGAGGAGCATGACCGCTAATACGAAAATGGAAATAAGGAGAGGCGTGCGCATGGAATATATGGGCCAACAGACAGCTTATCCGTCTGTTGGCCATCTTTTATCTTATTTGAATAGATCGGGACGCATCAACTTGGCGAATTCTTCGAGCGCATCCACCAAGCGCGGACCGGGGCGACTGGCGAGGTCATCGTTGAACGGTAGGACTTGTCCGTTCTTGACCGCGCTTAAATTTTCCCAGCCGGGGCGCTGTGCGATGGATTCAGCAGTGACGCCATATTTCGAATCACCGAGGAAGATGAAGGCCGGGTCCGCGGCTACTACCTGCTCAAGACTCAATTGAGGATACCCTTCAATATCGCTGGCGATGTTGTAACCACCTGCACGGTCGATTAGTAAAGTAATGAATGAACCCTTGCCTGCGGTGTAAGGCTTGGCCGGGTCGCTACCATCGATTTCATAGAACACG
Proteins encoded in this window:
- a CDS encoding iron ABC transporter permease; translation: MLLLSLGIGSVFIPPTEVWRALSGVSTNDTFRTILWDIRLPRTLLIAMVGAALAGSGASYQGLFRNPLADPFLIGAASGAGLGAIMAMSIKWPYTTLGLLAVPLVAFITSLLTVYIVYTFAHVGGTVPTTNLILAGVAVSSFATSLTSFLMLRSTDEVRRAIGWLLGGVSLVGWDVTLVLIPYLAVGLTTLVLSGYSLNLLQFGDDQAKQMGLDVRRTKVIIILAASLVTAAAVSFAGIIGFVGLVVPHVVRMWWGVDYRRIIPLSILGGASVLLFADVFSRIIIAPQELPVGIVTSLAGAPFFLWVLRRAKNQGLW
- the cobO gene encoding cob(I)yrinic acid a,c-diamide adenosyltransferase, with protein sequence MKKGLLIVNTGDGKGKSTAAFGMVLRAWGRDFRICVIQFIKAETGQWGEIKAAKKLGIEWHATGDGFTWTSKDMNETIARAHHGWEIAKEKISSGNYDLIVLDEFTYTLTYNWLDTNEVLDWLRLNRPSNLHLVITGRSAPDALIQQADLVSEVTPIKHPFDQGIVAQAGVEF